A single Verrucomicrobiia bacterium DNA region contains:
- a CDS encoding alpha/beta hydrolase has product MRYLLCLLLLCATSAFADLKTDIEFAKAGDVSLTLDAFTPEGDGPFPTCILVHGGGWMRGDKTTYIKPLFEPLSKAGFTWFTINYRLAPTNKFPACIEDTEAAIRWVKAHAKEYKVDTKRIAIIGESAGGHIVSYVGARAKGDTAVAAVVPYYAPHDLVLHADTRKALGPSLEALFGLKELNDESRKVLKNASATTYLQKGMPPYLLIHGTKDEQVPYEQSVKFQEQMKALGNTCDFITIENGIHGMGGWQKLGSNYQQEMIDWLKKTLK; this is encoded by the coding sequence TAGAGTTTGCGAAGGCCGGTGATGTGAGCCTGACGTTGGATGCTTTCACGCCGGAGGGGGATGGTCCATTCCCTACCTGCATTCTCGTGCACGGTGGCGGGTGGATGCGCGGGGACAAGACGACGTATATCAAGCCGTTGTTCGAGCCGTTGAGCAAAGCGGGCTTCACGTGGTTCACGATCAATTATCGTCTCGCGCCGACGAACAAGTTTCCCGCGTGTATTGAGGATACGGAAGCGGCGATACGCTGGGTGAAGGCGCATGCGAAGGAATATAAGGTGGATACGAAGCGCATCGCGATTATCGGTGAATCTGCAGGCGGACACATAGTATCGTATGTGGGCGCGAGGGCGAAGGGTGATACGGCGGTGGCGGCAGTGGTGCCTTATTATGCGCCGCATGACCTTGTCTTGCATGCGGACACACGCAAGGCGCTGGGGCCTTCTCTTGAAGCGTTGTTCGGATTGAAGGAGTTGAATGATGAATCGCGCAAGGTGTTGAAGAATGCTTCGGCCACGACGTATCTGCAGAAGGGTATGCCGCCGTATCTGCTCATCCACGGCACGAAGGATGAGCAGGTGCCGTATGAGCAATCCGTGAAGTTTCAGGAACAAATGAAGGCGCTCGGGAACACGTGCGATTTCATCACGATCGAGAACGGCATCCACGGCATGGGTGGATGGCAGAAGCTGGGGTCGAATTACCAGCAGGAGATGATCGATTGGTTGAAGAAGACGTTGAAGTGA
- a CDS encoding GreA/GreB family elongation factor, with translation MKKQALIKKIIAQLTADLKLYYKAALSARAEATDPQSKAENKYDTRGLEASYLARGQSRQAAETEAAIEEFQKLIVKDFTPEEPINLGALVELDAKGEKMLYFIASRSGGLEVIVGKRDILVITPQSPLGQQLIGKKQGDRIKMEIAGTKSDYRILSVS, from the coding sequence GTGAAGAAACAGGCCCTCATCAAAAAGATCATCGCGCAACTCACTGCGGATTTGAAACTCTATTACAAAGCGGCGTTGTCAGCCCGTGCCGAAGCCACTGACCCGCAAAGCAAAGCGGAAAATAAATACGATACGCGCGGCCTCGAAGCCTCCTATCTCGCACGCGGCCAATCCCGTCAGGCCGCCGAGACGGAAGCCGCCATCGAAGAATTCCAGAAGCTGATCGTGAAAGACTTTACACCTGAGGAACCGATCAATCTCGGCGCCTTGGTGGAGCTCGATGCCAAAGGTGAGAAGATGCTCTATTTCATCGCCTCCCGCTCCGGTGGCCTCGAAGTCATCGTGGGAAAACGCGACATCCTCGTCATCACCCCGCAATCACCGCTCGGCCAGCAACTCATCGGCAAAAAACAAGGCGACCGCATCAAAATGGAGATCGCCGGAACGAAGAGTGATTACCGCATCCTTTCGGTGAGCTAA